A stretch of Malassezia japonica chromosome 6, complete sequence DNA encodes these proteins:
- a CDS encoding triose-phosphate isomerase (COG:G; EggNog:ENOG503P102), translating into MPSVPEKAVRRRVVGTSTKMYFDYARMQDYARNVTKLLNEHPAFPLTEHSGDQALDLFVIPDFVSIIPVQHLLQECTSRVWVGAQDTSDKDEGALTGEVSPRTLAQAGCKLVEIGHAERRRLFGETNPWVASKAGAIVRNGMIPLVCIGEITQPDNDTELAVNECWEQIAPVLDAIPDTADVILAYEPVWAIGKPEPASASHIVAVTQAMRQRCLDERPGRTDASLRIVYGGSAKPGLYENIYEGVDGLFLGRFAHDPAQFVKTIHEVYTAGRTGA; encoded by the coding sequence ATGCCCAGCGTCCCCGAGAAggctgtgcgccgccgcgtcgtcggcacgTCGACCAAGATGTACTTTGACTATGCTCGCATGCAAGACTATGCACGCAACGTTACCAAGCTGCTGAATGAGCACCCCGCGTTCCCGCTTACCGAGCACTCGGGcgaccaggcgctcgacctgtTTGTCATCCCCGACTTTGTCTCGATCATCCCGGTGCAGCACCTGCTGCAGGAGTGCACGAGCAGGGTGTGGGTCGGTGCGCAGGACACTTCGGACAAGGACGAGGGCGCCTTGACTGGCGAGGTGTCGCCGCGCACCCTCGCACAGGCCGGCtgcaagctcgtcgagatCGGCcacgcggagcgccgcaggctCTTTGGCGAGACCAACCCGTGGGTCGCCAGCAAGGCAGGCGCAATCGTGCGCAACGGCATGATTCCGCTCGTGTGTATCGGCGAGATTACGCAGCCCGACAACGACACGGAGCTCGCCGTGAACGAGTGCTGGGAGCAAATCGCCccggtcctcgacgcgatcCCCGACACGGCCGACGTCATCCTAGCGTACGAGCCTGTGTGGGCCATCGGCAAGCCGGAGCCTGCAAGCGCGAGCCACATTGTTGCCGTGAcgcaggcgatgcgccagcgctgcctcgacgagcggccgGGCCGGACGGacgcctcgctgcgcatTGTGTATGGCGGCTCGGCCAAGCCGGGGCTCTACGAGAATATTTACGAGGGGGTGGACGGGCTGTTCCTGGGCCGCTTTGCGCATGACCCGGCGCAGTTTGTCAAGACCATTCACGAAGTGTACACGGCCggccgcaccggcgcctgA
- the MSRB5 gene encoding peptide-methionine (R)-S-oxide reductase (COG:O; EggNog:ENOG503P2R6; BUSCO:EOG09264NEF) has protein sequence MSTKSDQEWRAVLSPEQFRVLRQKGTEMAGTGQFNKHYEPGVYTCAGCDAPLYKSATKFDSGCGWPAFFDAIPGAIDRHDDFSFGMKRTEITCHNCKGHLGHVFYGEGFPTPTDERHCVNSVSLAFHDEDKKV, from the exons ATGTCGACCAAGTCCGACCAAGAATGGCGCGCGGTGCTGAGCCCCGAGCAG TTCCGTGTGCTCCGCCAGAAAGGCACCGAGATGGCCGGTACTGGCCAGTTTAACAAGCACTACGAGCCCGGCGTGTACACGTGTGCCGGctgcgatgcgccgctgtACAAGAGTGCGACGAAGTTTGACAGCGGCTGCGGCTGGCCCGCCTTTTTCGATGCGATCCCCGGCGCGATCGACCGCCACGACGATTTTTCGTTCGGGATG AAACGCACAGAGATCACCTGCCACAACTGCAAAGGCCACCTCGGGCACGTCTTTTACGGCGAAGGATTCCCTACGCCGACGGACGAGCGTCACTGCGTCAACTCGGTGTCGCTGGCCTTCCACGATGAGGACAAGAAGGTATAA
- a CDS encoding uncharacterized protein (EggNog:ENOG503NYAH; COG:K), translating into MSVAPAPVQAGMTASSEPEDIIQPTKEWVLPARGKPGRKPAVTVPLTKRKAQNRASQRAFRERRHAYLAELEEKVARYEAREIDANVQMQRIALQCREEASMLRQKNETLTARCEQLEKQLRALSTAGSPPQSNGGTPSGCLPPKHEARTHASPEAVPTNSTVSTGYSPPPSTGAATPTPNGSIPHMPMLRQSSTPSDPDEIGFDCGFCPDQNLCVCRGKAKLEFGEEMHDPLTPGATPSLYQSVPPQTQAAVPLVRSTRPKPRLWATTPMSDASNAPSPIGTRVGSWAAGTSPGAIAQRAGSRPRLWAVHEPEQKSAPSPRRPSAPSCTGDQKTCSACNADPALATFCSAVSRSVQVPMSTQRQAPLPPPSAASAASPGRRETVPHAFTRIRNHPNFSQWKGDGGLQMLAEIVSRDSKDEEASRGDAERLPPRPAGGGSPSRKRSSPSPPAVQPMRRSAPDASPDVASEGERRKRTRADNMVYVRSEAVSEALAMLDRPGEGEEDAGAAIPHAKACPCPWVNTSSRLPWPR; encoded by the exons ATGTCCgtcgctcctgcgcctgtTCAGGCAGGCATGacggcctcgtccgagcCAGAGGATATCATCCAGCCGACCAAGGAATGGGTCCTTCCCGCACGCGGCAAGCCAGGGCGCAAGCCTGCGGTCACTGTTCCGCTCACG AAACGAAAGGCACAGAaccgcgcgtcgcagcgcgcattccgcgagcgccggcacgcctacctcgccgagctcgaggaaaAGGTGGCGCGGTACGAGGCCCGCGAAATTGATGCGAATGTACAGATGCAGCGGATCGCACTGCAGTGCCGCGAAGAAGCATCCATGCTCCGCCAGAAAAACGAAACACTCACCGCACGGTGCGAGCAGCTTGAGAAACAGCTGCGGGCGCTCAGCACGGCCGGCTCGCCACCGCAGTCCAACGGtggcacgccgagcgggTGTTTGCCACCGaagcacgaggcgcgtaCGCACGCCTCGCCAGAAGCCGTGCCGACCAACAGCACGGTGTCTACTGGATACtccccgccgccgagcaccggcgcagcgacgccgacgcccaACGGGTCGATTCCTCATATGCCCATGCTTCGCCAGTCGAGTACGCCGAGCGATCCAGACGAGATCGGATTCGACTGCGGATTCTGCCCCGACCAAAACCTGTGCGTGTGCCGCGGCAAGGCCAAGCTCGAGTTCGGCGAGGAGATGCACGACCCCCTCACACCAGGCGCTACGCCGAGCCTCTACCAGAGCGTCCCGCCACAGACACaggccgccgtgccgctcgtgcgctcTACACGCCCCAAGCCGCGGCTGTGGGCAACGACGCCAatgagcgacgcgtccaaTGCCCCGTCGCCAATCGGGACACGCGTGGGGTCGTGGGCCgccggcacgtcgcctGGAGCgatcgcgcagcgcgcaggATCTCGCCCCCGGCTCTGGGCCGTACACGAGCCCGAGCAAAAGTCTGCTCCGagcccgcggcggccgagtgCACCGTCGTGCACCGGCGACCAAAAGAcatgcagcgcatgcaACGCGGAccctgcgctcgcgacctTTTGCTCGgccgtctcgcgcagcgtccagGTACCCATGtcgacgcagcgccaggcgccCCTGCCCCCTCCatccgcggcgtcggctgcgAGCCCCGGGCGCCGCGAGACGGTGCCGCATGCCTTTACACGGATCCGCAACCACCCCAACTTTTCGCAGTGGAAAGGCGACGGTGGGCTGCAgatgctcgccgagatcgtCTCGCGCGACTCCAAAGACGAAGAAGCGTctcgcggcgatgcggagCGTCTGCCGCCCCggccggccggcggcggctcgccgtcgcgcaagcgcagctcgccgtcgccgccggcggtgcagccgatgcgccgcagtgcgccggacgcgtcgccggaCGTGGCCAGCGAAGGAGAGCGGCGAAAGCGGACGCGTGCGGACAATATGGTTTACGTACGCAGCGAGGCCGTTTCGGAGGCGCTTGCCATGCTCGACCGCCCCGGCGAAGGGGAAGAGGATGCGGGAGCAGCCATACCCCACGCGAAAGCGTGCCCTTGCCCGTGGGTGAATACCTCCTCGCGGCTGCCATGGCCACGGTGA
- the RIB7 gene encoding 2,5-diamino-6-(ribosylamino)-4(3H)-pyrimidinone 5'-phosphate reductase (COG:H; EggNog:ENOG503NX1M) gives MNPEQQAACVAFLARYAPPPGHPWTTLTFAQSSDGKIAGPGRKTVRISGDASMEMTHRLRAMHDAIVIGIGTLLNDDPQLNARLAPEPAHNPRPVVLDDALRMPLDCRLLKNAADGSGRTPLILAMYPVNAADVAEWNRRREVLTHAGAEVAIVESETEGILTWDAILTRLQQFHLFSIMVEGGATVIDSLLTAHATNPPKVQAAIVTISPNPLGTDAYGYKTSLPLAGGEASALQYAETLELDGDRVVALRG, from the exons ATGAATCCAGAACAGCAAGCGGCTTGCGTTGCGTTCCTCGCGCGGTATGCGCCTCCTCCGGGTCACCCGTGGACGACGCTGACTTTTGCGCAGTCTAGCGATGGAAAGATTGCGGGTCCCGGCCGCAAGACAGTGCGTATTAGCGGTGACGCGAGCATGGAGATGACCCACCG CCTGCGTGCAATGCACGATGCGATCGTGATTGGTATCGGTACCCTGCTCAATGATGATCCCCAGCTCAACG cccgCCTCGCACCGGAGCCGGCACACAACCCCCGACCTGTGGTGCTGGACGACGCTTTGCGCATGCCCCTCGACTGCCGCCTGCTCAAGAATGCGGCGGACGGCAGCGGACGCACCCCGCTGATCCTCGCGATGTACCCGGTGAATGCGGCGGACGTCGCCGAGTGGaaccgccgccgcgaagTCCTCACCCACGCCGGAGCCGAGGTCGCGATCGTCGAGTCCGAGACCGAGGGCATCCTCACCTGGGACGCAATCCTCACGCGTCTCCAGCAGTTCCACCTCTTTTCGATTATGGTCGAAGGTGGGGCGACTGTCATCGACAGCCTGCTGACCGCGCACGCCACCAATCCCCCGAAAGTGCAAGCGGCGATCGTGACCATTTCCCCCAACCCCCTTGGCACGGACGCCTATGGATACAAGACCAGCCTCCCGctggccggcggcgaggctAGTGCGCTGCAGTATGCCGAGACGTtggagctcgacggcgatcGTGTCGTGGCCCTGCGTGGCTAG
- the ADE13 gene encoding adenylosuccinate lyase (EggNog:ENOG503NU0G; COG:F; BUSCO:EOG09261VD2), producing the protein MSSFESWQSPLSSRYASKEMSSLFSNATRFGTWRELWLNLAIAEKELGLPIPDEAIEQMKAHLTLDEEQMKLAAEEEKRRRHDVMAHVHVFGQVAPAAAAFIHLGATSCYVTDNADLIFLRRGLDLLLPKLALVIQRLAAFAEKYRDLPTLGFTHMQPAQLTTVGKRATLWIQELLWDLRNIQRARDDLGFRGVKGTTGTQASFLQLFDGDHDKVEALDERVTSLFDFPYAMPVTGQTYSRKIDIDVLSTLASFSASALKMATDIRLLCHLKEIEEPFEKDQIGSSAMAYKRNPMRSERVCGLARWLGNTLSSARETAGGQWMERTLDDSANRRLSIPEAFLTADVILTLLQNISEGLVVYPAIINRHIQAELPFMATENVIMAMVRAGGDRQECHEQIRVLSHQAARVVKEEGGENDLIERIRKEPYFAPVAPRLDELLDPSSFVGRAPQQVDSFLAKWVQPALKPYEASLQSAGKAELSV; encoded by the coding sequence ATGTCGTCCTTTGAGAGCTGGCAGTCGCCGCTTTCGAGCCGCTATGCGAGCAAGGAAATGTCGTCGCTCTTCTCCAATGCCACGCGCTTCGGCACTTGGCGTGAGCTGTGGCTGAACCTCGCCATCGCTGAGAAGGAGCTCGGTCTCCCGATCCCCGATGAGGCCATTGAGCAGATGAAGGCGCATCTCActctcgacgaggagcagatgaagctcgcggccgaggaggagaagCGTCGCCGCCACGATGTCATGGCGCACGTCCACGTCTTTGGCCAGGTGGCTCCGGCTGCTGCGGCCTTTATTCACCTCGGCGCTACGTCGTGCTACGTCACGGACAATGCCGACCTCATCTTCTTGCGCCGTGGCCTGGACCTGCTCCTGCCCAAGCTTGCGCTGGTCATccagcgccttgcggcTTTTGCGGAAAAGTACCGCGACctgccgacgctcggctTCACCCATATGCAGCCCGCGCAGCTGACGACGGTCGGTAAGCGTGCCACGCTCTGGATCCAGGAGCTCCTCTGGGACCTGCGCAACAtccagcgtgcgcgcgacgacctcgGCTTCCGTGGCGTGAAGGGCACGACCGGTACGCAGGCCAGTTTCCTGCAGCTCTTTGACGGCGACCACGACAAGGTcgaagcgctcgacgagcgtgtcACGAGCCTGTTCGACTTCCCGTACGCCATGCCGGTCACGGGCCAGACCTACTCGCGCAAGATCGACATTGATGTACTCTCTACCCtcgcctccttctcggcctcggcgctgaaGATGGCCACGGACATCCGCCTGCTCTGCCACCTTAAGGAGATCGAAGAGCCTTTTGAGAAGGACCAgatcggctcgagcgcgatggCGTACAAGCGCAACCccatgcgcagcgagcgcgtgtGTGGCCTTGCCCGCTGGCTCGGCAACACGCTCAGCTCCGCCCGCGAGACCGCCGGTGGCCAGTGGatggagcgcacgctcgacgacagTGCGAACCGCCGCCTGTCGATCCCCGAGGCCTTCCTCACGGCCGACGTGATCCTCACGCTCCTTCAGAACATCTCCGAGGGCCTCGTCGTGTACCCCGCGATCATCAACCGCCACATCCAGGCGGAGCTGCCGTTCATGGCCACCGAGAACGTGATCATGGCGATGGTCCGTGCGGGCGGCGACCGCCAGGAGTGCCACGAACAGATCCGCGTGCTTTCCCAccaggccgcgcgcgtggtGAAGGAGGAGGGCGGCGAGAATGACCTGatcgagcgcatccgcaAGGAGCCCTACTttgcgccggtcgcgccgcgcctcgacgagctgctcgaccccTCGAGCTTTGTGGGCCGTGCGCCCCAGCAGGTGGACAGCTTCCTGGCCAAGTGGGTCCAGCCCGCGCTCAAGCCGTACGAGGCGTCGCTCCAGTCGGCGGGCAAGGCTGAGCTCAGCGTATAG
- a CDS encoding uncharacterized protein (EggNog:ENOG503Q49I; COG:G) → MVDTVYVARHGFRMAITHFNAANQLPRDPPLTAHGEGQARKMADFFASLPKDEQPQLVISSPFSRCITTAMPTVERLDLELVIEPGLAEWFPPVWPTDTGVHPSPPRADQVKDYFPRVSTRWTPLMYPDPEGETIADVHHRMYACFERLNRRCEEWGIHRVLLVSHAASSIALGRMLLTAGQVEHAKHDIRAGTASVSKYAYENGRWKQEYNGNTSFLPGGSEREWDFGYVPENNTEPGMGVGWTDRYAPKDTSLIYRARSRL, encoded by the coding sequence ATGGTCGATACGGTTTATGTGGCCCGGCACGGCTTCCGGATGGCCATTACGCATTTTAATGCGGCGAATCAGCTGCCTCGCGACCCGCCGCTGACGGCGCATGGCGAGGGACAGGCACGCAAGATGGCCGACTTTttcgcgtcgctgccgaaGGACGAGCAGCCGCAACTCGTGATCAGCTCGCCGTTTTCACGCTGCATCACGACGGCCATGCCGACGGTCGAGCGCTTGGATCTCGAGCTGGTGATCGAGCCTGGCCTTGCCGAGTGGTTCCCCCCGGTGTGGCCGACGGACACTGGTGTGCatccgtcgccgccgcgtgccgatcAAGTGAAGGACTACTTTCCCCGGgtgtcgacgcgctggacgcCGCTCATGTACCCCGACCCTGAGGGCGAGACGATCGCGGACGTGCACCACCGCATGTACGCGTGCTTCGAGCGACTGAACCGCCGGTGCGAGGAGTGGGGCATCCACCGCGTCCTGCTCGTCTcgcacgccgcctcgagcatcgCGCTGGGCCGCATGCTACTGACGGCCGGccaggtcgagcacgcgaAGCACGATATCCGCGCCGGTACGGCGAGCGTGAGCAAGTATGCGTACGAAAACGGCCGGTGGAAACAAGAGTACAATGGCAATACATCCTTCCTACCTGGAGGGTCCGAACGTGAATGGGACTTTGGCTACGTTCCCGAGAACAACACAGAGCCGGGCATGGGGGTCGGTTGGACCGACCGGTACGCGCCCAAAGATACCTCGCTTATTTACCGCGCGCGATCGCGTCTGTAG
- a CDS encoding uncharacterized protein (EggNog:ENOG503P724; COG:S): MENAMETVGKNCAAELASFERCIVANKGDGSKCAEAQQSLAQCAARAVPMLQAVKDQCGPVIRAYDLCLQQNAKMGDDELAHACTPKLRALWECTERVKAAQGPSQ, translated from the exons ATGGAAAACGCAATGGAGACGGTGGGCAAAAACTGCGCCGCGGAGCTGG CCTCGTTTGAGCGGTGTATTGTCGCAAACAAAGGTGACGGTAGCAAGtgtgccgaggcgcagcagtCGCTTGCGCAGTGTGCAGCCCGTGCCGTGCCGATGCTGCAGGCGGTCAAGGACCAGTGCGGCCCGGTGATCCGCGCGTACGACCTGTGCCTCCAGCAGAATGCCAAGATGGGTGATGACGAGCTGGCGCATGCATGCACGCCGAAGCTGCGTGCTCTATGGGAGTGTACGGAGCGTGTAAAggcggcgcaaggcccCTCCCAGTAG
- the EFM7 gene encoding nicotinamide N-methyltransferase (COG:S; EggNog:ENOG503Q54D) translates to MASGEGEEGGWGLFEEPADFRPKTPPPTEVTQRLVDGSEARLRLVGTHPLWGHYLWNAAPTMADYLQTYASHFVRGKSILELGAAAGLPSIAADRAGAAHVVATDYPDPDLMENLRINLAQNACTNASARGYIWGADCAPLLEDVPSYDVVLMSDLIFNHQAHPALLDTCDACLTRDATRAPCVLVFFSHHRPHLADKDQHFFTLAEERGYRCEKIREWRLQPMFPEDPGDATVRATVHGWLLTRVPCGVPGRNSDP, encoded by the exons ATGGCCAGTGGAGAGGGCGAAGAGGGCGGCTGGGGCCTGTTTGAGGAGCCTGCCGACTTTCGGCCCAAGACCCCGCCCCCGACCGAGGTcacgcagcggctcgtGGACGGCTCCGAGGCCCGCCTGCGTCtcgtcggcacgcaccCTTTGTGGGGCCACTATCTGTGgaacgcggcgccgacgatggCCGACTATCTGCAGACCTATGCGAGCCACTTTGTGCGTGGCAAGTcgatcctcgagctcggcgcggcggcgggcctGCCTTCGATTGCCGCGGACCGCGcgggtgcggcgcacgtcgtcgcgaCCGACTACCCCGACCCCGACCTGATGGAGAATCTGCGGATCAACCTCGCGCAGAATGCGTGCACGAATGCCTCTGCGCGCGGCTACATTTGGGGCGCAGACTGTGCGCCGTTACTCGAGGACGTGCCGTCGTACGACGTGGTGCTCATGTCGGACTTGATCTTTAATCACCAGGCGCAccctgcgctgctcgaTACGTGCGACGCATGTctcacgcgcgacgctACGCGGGCGCCGTGTGTGCTCGTGTTCTTCTCGCACCACCGGCCCCACCTCGCAGACAAGGACCAGCACTTTTtcacgctcgccgaggagcgtggCTACCGCTGCGAAAAAATCCGCGAATGGAGATTGCAG CCTATGTTTCCCGAAGATCCCGGAGATGCCACGGTCCGTGCTACCGTGCACGGCTGGCTGCTGACACGTGTGCCATGCGGCGTGCCAGGGCGCAATAGCGACCCATAG
- the SSN8 gene encoding RNA polymerase II holoenzyme cyclin-like subunit (EggNog:ENOG503NY2B; BUSCO:EOG09262K8C; TransMembrane:1 (o222-240i); COG:K), with protein MAANYWHSTQCNSWLLDRAVLESIRDEDRKYADSFELAGISTWCIQAIAMLSKRLNLRQRIVATASVYFQRFYSKNTFASTDCFLVLTTCVYLAAKVEEAAVRIRTLCAEASRMFSEMGYTELPNSIPVVAEMEFYLLEELEFDLIVFHPYHVLQRLCEACSSVLMPERTPTIPMKRSRSPSTPISALDDDAKPRENQLLQMAWFVANDLYRTDLPLQQPPYILAIVCLYLALVLLPTSAEHVQAALASGATQPPPPALLSFLAGLNHA; from the exons ATGGCCGCGAATTACTGGCACTCGACGCAATG CAACTCTTGGCTCTTGGACCgtgccgtgctcgagtCGATCCGCGATGAGGACCGCAAATATGCCGACTCGTTTGAGCTCGCAGGGATATCGACGTGGTGCATTCAGG CGATTGCCATGCTTTCCAAGCGTTTGAACCTGCGGCAGCGCATTGTGGCCACGGCGAGTGTCTACTTTCAGCGCTTTTACAGCAAGAATACGTTCGCAAGTACGGACTGCTTCCTGGTGCTTACGACGTGCGTGTACCTCGCAGCAAAGGTCGAGGAAGCCGCGGTGCGGATCCGAACGCTCTGTGCGGAAGCGTCGAGGATGTTTTCGGAAATGGGGTACACGGAGCTCCCGAACTCGATCCCCGTCGTGGCCGAGATGGAGTTTTACCTGCTGGAAGAGCTCGAGTTTGACCTCATCGTCTTCCATCCCTACCatgtgctgcagcgcctgtgcGAAGCGTGCAGTTCTGTGCTCATgcccgagcgcacgcccaCCATTCCGATGAAGCGGAGCAGATCGCCGTCAACGCCAATATCCGCACTGGACGACGATGCCAAGCCCCGAGAGAACCAGCTGCTGCAAATGGCCTGGTTCGTCGCGAATGACCTGTACCGCACCGACCTCCCTCTGCAGCAGCCCCCGTACATCCTCGCGATCGTATGCCTGTACCTTGCATTGGTCCTGCTGCCAACGAGTGCTGAGCATGTGCAGGCCGCGCTTGCGAGCGGTGcgacgcagccgccgcccccCGCACTCCTCTCCTTCTTGGCGGGCCTCAAT CATGCTTAA
- the pso2 gene encoding DNA cross-link repair protein PSO2/SNM1 (COG:L; EggNog:ENOG503NUC7; BUSCO:EOG09261HQU), with translation MPPRKRAREPALCQTPLAPFLAEGSSPSKRVARSEDAELEAALAASLEEAERHVPCPLCGVAFPAEAIQRHASACADAVEDTGDASVAFEVAEAMGGRRELFLGIDEASDGDVDKAEAEPCEERSNEPSEEQHEPKATIKAEDGDIYSAVDTDTKVIQARLSSADVKDIRAAELAPGPWNAPRAKAGKKRSVPFYKVLEGMPISVDAFSFGSIAGCTAYVLTHFHSDHYGGLSGRWEHGPIYCSAITARLVRCKLHVDEKWLRPLPMDTPTLLPDTGGVHVTCIDANHCPGACIMLFEGKQTAHILPGPRRSMHIGSARIFRYLHCGDFRACPAQVQHKALDRPVDIVYLDTTYLNPRYCFPAQPQVIEACTALVTSLALGQAPQARQTTLPWNAPRLSLMAQWLGRSDHAPQPGQCAVLVVVGTYSIGKENLVVALARALRTSIYCVDARKYETYAQLQDASLDALLTRDPLCARVHVTNLFSLSPAALRGWSDSLRTKGMSISHTLAFRPTGWAYRGSDRGVIPDTPLEKLLPLVVPRPFGIDALVPTRDSTSETQVYSVPYSEHSSFYELLAFLVSLPHHRVIPTVNVGSEASRNKMRRWTDVWTRAAQRHAEHPLVEARSDLYW, from the coding sequence ATGCCACCACGgaaacgcgcgcgcgagccggcGCTGTGCcagacgccgctcgcgccgttTCTCGCCGAGGGGTCATCGCCAAgcaagcgcgtcgcacggagcgaggatgcggagctcgaggcggcgctggccgcgaGCTTggaagaggccgagcggcacgtTCCCTGCCCGTTGTGTGGAGTGGCGTTCCCTGCGGAGGCGATTCAGCGCCATGCAAGCGCGTGTGCAGATGCAGTAGAGGACACGGGGGATGCAAGCGTGGCGTTTGAGGTGGCCGAGGCTAtgggcggccgccgcgagctgttTCTGGGCATAGacgaggcgagcgacggcgatgtggacaaggccgaggccgagccgTGCGAGGAGCGAAGCAACGAGCCAAGCGAGGAGCAGCACGAGCCCAAGGCGACCATAAAGGCCGAGGACGGAGACATATACAGCGCCGTCGATACGGATACCAAAGTGATCCAAGCACGCCTATCAAGCGCAGACGTAAAAGACATTCGTGCggccgagcttgcgccTGGTCCTTGgaacgcgccgcgcgcaaaAGCAGGGAAGAAGCGTTCTGTCCCATTTTACAAGGTCCTCGAAGGCATGCCAATCTCGGTCGACGCCTTTTCGTTTGGGTCGATCGCGGGGTGCACTGCCTATGTCCTCACGCATTTTCACTCGGACCACTACGGCGGCCTTTCTGGGCGCTGGGAGCACGGTCCCATATATTGTTCGGCCATTACTGCGCGCCTGGTGCGCTGCAAGCTGCATGTGGACGAAAAGTGGCTGCGTCCGCTGCCTATGGATACCCCCACGCTCCTGCCGGATaccggcggcgtgcacgtAACGTGTATCGACGCGAATCACTGCCCTGGCGCATGTATCATGCTTTTTGAAGGGAAGCAGACCGCGCACATTCTCCCCGGGCCCCGCCGCTCGATGCACATCGGCTCTGCCCGCATCTTTCGATACCTGCACTGTGGCGACTTTCGCGCCTGCCCTGCGCAGGTGCAGCACAAGGCGCTGGATCGGCCAGTGGACATCGTGTACCTCGATACGACGTACCTCAATCCACGCTACTGCTTTCCCGCACAGCCGCAGGTGATCGAGGCGTGCACTGCGCTCGTCACGTCGCTCGCCCTGggccaggcgccgcaggctcGTCAGACGACGCTGCCGTGGAACGCCCCGCGCCTCTCGCTCATGGCGCAGTGGCTGGGCCGTAGCGACCACGCTCCCCAACCCGGCCAGTGCGCCGTGCTGGTTGTGGTCGGCACCTACTCGATCGGCAAGGAAAACTTGGTCGTCGCACTCgcccgtgcgctgcgcacctcgaTATACTGCGTCGACGCACGCAAGTATGAAACGTatgcgcagctgcaggacgcgtcgctcgacgctctCCTGACGCGCGATCCCCTCTGCGCGCGTGTCCACGTCACCAACCTCTTTTCCCTCTcgcctgctgcgctgcgGGGATGGTCGGACTCGCTACGCACGAAAGGCATGTCCATATCGCATACCCTCGCCTTTCGTCCGACCGGGTGGGCATACCGCGGAAGCGACCGCGGCGTCATTCCCGATACCCCCCTCGAGAAGCTGCTTCCGTTGGTCGTCCCCCGCCCGTTTGGCATTGATGCGCTGgtgccgacgcgcgacaGCACGTCCGAGACGCAAGTGTACAGCGTCCCCTACTCGGAGCACTCGAGTTTCTACGAGCTCCTTGCCTTTTTAGTCTCACTGCCGCACCACCGCGTCATTCCGACGGTGAATGTAGGCAGCGAGGCATCGCGCAACAagatgcggcgctggacgGATGTCtggacgcgcgccgcacaaaggcacgccgagcaccccCTGGTAGAAGCACGCTCCGATTTGTACTGGTAG